One stretch of Pandoraea oxalativorans DNA includes these proteins:
- a CDS encoding ABC transporter substrate-binding protein: MKIKPWLLALGLGAGLGLSSAGTFAQLPDRPVKVGVLTDMSGTYSAMGGAGSVVAAQMAIDDCLAAECKGMKVELVSADNQNKADVAANKAREWFDRDNVDAIADLTNSAAALAVQKLAMDKQRVVLFSGPATTRLTNEDCSPTGFHWMFDTYSQSAATARAVVGDGGKSWYFITVDYAFGHSLEKDAADIVKTLGGTVVGQSRHPLNASDYASFLLQAQSSKAQVVALANGGQDTVNVLKQAREFGIVQRGQKLAALLVFLSDVHALGLNTAQGLLFTDGFYWDFDDASRTWSDRFQKKYKNLKPTMVQAGVYSSVLHYLRSVAAAKSVDAKVVAQKMRELPIRDPIMHNASIRPDGRVIHDMYLFRVKSPAESKGPWDYYTKVATVPATEAFQPLSKSTCSLVKTNTAAK, translated from the coding sequence ATGAAGATCAAGCCGTGGCTGCTCGCGCTGGGACTCGGTGCGGGCTTGGGATTGTCGTCAGCCGGAACGTTTGCGCAGTTGCCGGACCGCCCCGTCAAGGTGGGCGTGCTCACCGATATGTCGGGTACGTATTCGGCGATGGGCGGGGCGGGGTCGGTCGTGGCTGCACAAATGGCCATCGACGACTGTCTGGCCGCCGAATGTAAAGGGATGAAGGTCGAACTGGTGTCGGCCGACAACCAGAACAAAGCGGACGTCGCCGCCAACAAGGCGCGCGAATGGTTCGATCGCGACAACGTCGACGCGATTGCCGATCTGACGAACTCGGCGGCGGCGCTCGCTGTGCAAAAGCTCGCGATGGACAAGCAGCGTGTCGTGCTGTTCTCCGGGCCTGCCACCACGCGCCTGACCAACGAAGACTGTTCGCCCACGGGCTTTCACTGGATGTTCGATACGTACTCGCAGTCGGCCGCCACCGCCCGCGCCGTGGTCGGCGACGGCGGTAAGTCGTGGTACTTCATCACCGTCGACTACGCCTTCGGGCACTCGCTGGAAAAAGACGCTGCCGATATCGTGAAGACGCTCGGCGGCACAGTCGTGGGCCAGTCGCGGCACCCGCTCAATGCGTCCGATTACGCGTCGTTTCTGTTACAGGCGCAAAGCTCGAAGGCGCAGGTCGTGGCGCTCGCCAACGGCGGGCAGGACACCGTCAATGTGCTCAAGCAGGCGCGCGAATTCGGCATCGTGCAGCGGGGGCAAAAGCTCGCTGCACTGCTGGTGTTTCTGTCGGACGTGCACGCCCTCGGCCTGAATACGGCACAAGGGCTGCTGTTCACCGATGGCTTCTATTGGGACTTCGACGACGCTTCACGCACGTGGTCCGACCGCTTCCAGAAGAAGTACAAGAATCTGAAGCCGACGATGGTGCAGGCCGGGGTGTATTCGAGCGTGCTGCATTACCTGCGCTCGGTCGCGGCGGCAAAGAGTGTGGATGCGAAGGTCGTTGCGCAAAAGATGCGTGAATTGCCGATCCGCGATCCGATCATGCACAACGCGTCGATTCGTCCGGACGGTCGCGTGATTCACGACATGTATCTGTTCCGCGTGAAGTCGCCCGCCGAGTCCAAAGGCCCGTGGGATTACTACACTAAAGTGGCCACCGTCCCCGCGACGGAAGCCTTCCAGCCGCTGTCGAAATCGACCTGTTCGCTCGTGAAGACGAACACGGCAGCGAAGTAA
- a CDS encoding LysR family transcriptional regulator, whose product MAHSGATRAARTSGIAGASGAEPRPDWDDLRYFLEVARTQRVGAAAQRLGVDHTTVSRRVRALEQALGTLLFDKSRNAGFALTPEGQQLLVHAEQMETALQSACEQVAGLGQTLSGHVRIGSTEAFGTYFVTPVLSRFQREYPAIDFDVLPVPRFVSLSQREADLAITIERPQLGPYVCSKLCDYRLQLYATPGYLAQYGDVSTFADLTGRRFISYVDELAFSNELRYLEDIVPGCNVVLRSTSVIAQYQAALQGEALAVLPCFMAAQDPRLVPLLVDDVVVARSFWIYCHEELRTLKRITVLWDYLRDAAQRNDALLQGKAGQLLLT is encoded by the coding sequence ATGGCGCACAGCGGCGCGACGAGAGCGGCACGAACATCCGGCATAGCCGGGGCGTCGGGTGCGGAACCGCGTCCGGACTGGGACGACCTTCGGTACTTTCTGGAAGTGGCGCGCACGCAGCGCGTGGGCGCGGCGGCGCAACGGCTCGGCGTGGACCACACGACGGTGTCGCGACGGGTGCGTGCGCTGGAGCAGGCGCTCGGCACGCTGCTCTTCGACAAGTCGCGCAACGCCGGCTTTGCGCTCACGCCCGAGGGTCAGCAACTGCTCGTGCATGCCGAGCAAATGGAGACGGCGCTGCAATCGGCCTGCGAGCAGGTTGCGGGCCTGGGGCAAACGCTCTCGGGTCATGTGCGCATCGGGTCGACGGAAGCGTTCGGCACGTACTTCGTCACGCCCGTGCTCTCACGCTTTCAGCGCGAATATCCCGCCATCGACTTCGACGTCCTGCCGGTGCCGCGCTTCGTCAGCCTGTCCCAGCGCGAAGCCGATCTGGCGATCACTATCGAGCGTCCGCAACTGGGACCGTACGTGTGCAGCAAGCTGTGCGACTACCGATTGCAGTTGTACGCCACGCCCGGCTATCTCGCGCAGTACGGCGACGTATCGACGTTCGCCGACCTGACCGGGCGCCGCTTCATCAGCTATGTGGACGAACTCGCGTTCAGCAACGAATTGCGCTATCTGGAAGACATCGTGCCCGGGTGCAACGTCGTGCTGCGAAGTACCAGCGTCATCGCGCAGTATCAGGCGGCGTTGCAGGGCGAAGCGCTGGCGGTTTTGCCGTGCTTCATGGCGGCGCAAGATCCGCGACTCGTGCCGCTGCTGGTCGACGACGTGGTCGTCGCGCGCAGCTTCTGGATCTACTGCCACGAAGAACTGCGCACGCTCAAACGCATTACGGTGCTGTGGGATTACTTGCGCGACGCCGCCCAGCGCAACGACGCCCTGTTGCAAGGCAAGGCCGGACAACTACTGCTGACCTGA
- a CDS encoding LysR family transcriptional regulator — protein MTEPLDPSSSTAPSALRPGGADRVELMQTFVRIVESGSLSAAAAQLGTTQPTVSRRLQMLERSLGLRLLQRSTHRMKLTEDGERCFARAKELVTSWEAFEADLRGTGAEPEGTLRVLVPHAFGQDMMIGPLADFLDRYTGMKVHWFLQDREPDFIAEGIDCAIHVGELQDPSNVAILLTDVPRIVVASPELLRGRPMPEHPSELTAFAWLALTTFYRTDITLTHRETHESERITFDPRMSTDNLFALRSAALRCLGVGVASAWVMAEDIAQGRLIQLVPKWRSTPLPMYLLYPYAKYYPARLRRFVEAMRIAIPTVIEEEQRKIR, from the coding sequence ATGACAGAGCCTCTCGATCCCTCGTCTTCCACTGCACCGTCGGCGCTGCGTCCCGGCGGCGCAGACCGCGTCGAACTGATGCAGACCTTCGTGCGCATCGTCGAATCCGGCAGTCTGTCGGCGGCCGCGGCGCAGCTCGGCACCACGCAGCCGACGGTTAGCCGACGGTTGCAAATGCTCGAACGCTCGCTGGGCCTGCGACTGCTTCAGCGCTCGACCCATCGCATGAAGCTCACCGAAGACGGCGAACGTTGTTTCGCGCGTGCCAAGGAACTGGTGACCAGTTGGGAGGCGTTCGAGGCCGACCTGCGCGGCACCGGCGCCGAGCCGGAGGGGACGCTGCGCGTGTTGGTGCCGCACGCATTCGGGCAGGACATGATGATCGGGCCGCTGGCGGACTTTCTGGATCGCTATACCGGCATGAAGGTGCACTGGTTCTTGCAGGATCGCGAGCCGGACTTCATTGCGGAAGGCATCGATTGCGCGATCCACGTGGGCGAATTGCAAGACCCGTCGAACGTCGCCATTCTGCTCACCGACGTGCCGCGCATCGTCGTGGCGTCGCCCGAATTGCTCAGGGGACGTCCGATGCCCGAGCATCCGTCGGAACTGACGGCGTTTGCGTGGCTCGCGCTCACCACGTTCTACCGGACCGACATCACGCTCACGCACCGCGAGACGCATGAGAGCGAGCGCATCACATTCGACCCGCGCATGAGTACGGACAACCTGTTCGCGTTGCGCAGTGCCGCATTGCGCTGTCTGGGGGTGGGGGTGGCGTCGGCCTGGGTGATGGCCGAAGACATTGCGCAGGGCCGCTTGATCCAACTCGTGCCGAAATGGCGCTCGACGCCGCTGCCGATGTATCTCTTGTACCCGTACGCGAAGTATTACCCCGCGCGCCTGCGGCGTTTCGTCGAAGCGATGCGCATCGCGATTCCTACCGTGATCGAGGAAGAGCAGCGCAAGATTCGCTAA
- a CDS encoding MFS transporter has protein sequence MSSAQISNAPDASRAAPRPQPELSARLILLLATGTGLTVASLYYAQPMLGIMTDDIHAANTTVGWVPTLTQLGYALGILLLVPMGDIIDRRRIVLVKGAILTLALLLAAFAPGIGTLLVASLAIGLTATMAQDIVPAAATLAPESIRGRVVGTVMTGLLLGILLSRVVSGFVAQNFGWRAMYVVAAISVAAFGVVAWRSLPSFHPTTQMSYRQLIGSVASLWRRHPALRRAAFAQALLSVGFSAFWSTLAVMLHEAPFHLGAAAAGAFGLAGAAGALGAPIAGRIADKKGPQIVTRLGAGLVAVSFAAMLFAPLLSPHAQLWLIGLGAIGFDLGVQVALISHQTIVYGIEPAARSRLNAVLFVCVFIGMSLGSVLGSQALAHWGWTGVASLATLSALGALAVRMWPGTTSAH, from the coding sequence ATGAGTTCCGCTCAGATTTCGAATGCCCCCGACGCGAGTCGTGCCGCCCCCCGCCCACAGCCGGAATTGTCCGCACGACTGATTCTGTTGCTGGCAACGGGCACGGGCCTGACCGTCGCCTCGCTGTACTACGCGCAACCGATGCTCGGCATCATGACCGACGACATCCACGCGGCCAACACGACCGTGGGCTGGGTGCCGACGCTCACCCAACTCGGATATGCCCTTGGGATTCTGCTCCTCGTGCCGATGGGCGACATCATCGACCGCCGCCGCATCGTGCTCGTCAAAGGTGCGATTCTGACGCTGGCGTTATTGCTGGCGGCGTTTGCACCGGGTATCGGCACCTTGCTCGTCGCGAGCCTTGCCATCGGCCTGACGGCGACGATGGCGCAGGACATTGTGCCAGCGGCGGCCACCCTCGCCCCCGAATCGATCCGGGGACGCGTCGTCGGCACCGTCATGACCGGCCTGCTGCTCGGGATTTTGCTCTCACGCGTCGTGTCGGGCTTCGTCGCGCAGAATTTCGGATGGCGGGCGATGTATGTGGTTGCAGCGATCAGCGTGGCGGCCTTCGGGGTGGTGGCATGGCGCAGTCTGCCGTCGTTCCATCCGACGACGCAGATGTCCTATCGTCAACTGATCGGCTCGGTCGCGAGTCTGTGGCGTCGCCACCCGGCGCTGCGCCGGGCGGCCTTCGCACAGGCCTTGCTCTCGGTCGGCTTCAGCGCGTTCTGGTCGACGCTGGCCGTGATGTTGCACGAAGCGCCGTTCCATCTGGGTGCAGCCGCTGCCGGTGCATTCGGGCTGGCGGGTGCTGCCGGTGCGCTCGGTGCGCCGATTGCCGGTCGCATTGCCGACAAGAAGGGCCCGCAGATCGTGACGCGTCTGGGCGCAGGTCTGGTGGCCGTGTCCTTCGCGGCGATGCTGTTCGCGCCGCTGCTGAGCCCGCATGCCCAGTTGTGGCTGATCGGTCTCGGTGCGATCGGCTTCGACCTCGGCGTACAGGTCGCCCTGATCTCGCATCAGACCATCGTGTACGGGATCGAACCCGCTGCCCGCAGCCGTCTGAACGCCGTGCTGTTCGTCTGCGTGTTCATCGGCATGTCGCTCGGTTCGGTGCTTGGCTCGCAGGCACTGGCGCATTGGGGCTGGACGGGCGTCGCATCGCTCGCCACGCTGTCCGCGCTCGGCGCACTGGCCGTGCGGATGTGGCCGGGCACGACGTCGGCACATTGA
- a CDS encoding arylamine N-acetyltransferase family protein, whose product MTQDFDPARYFRRIGYTGPREATLDVLRTVHSLHPLAIPFENIDPMRGKAVNVDLPSVVAKLVDGERGGYCFEQNALFASALKYLGFDVTPLIGRVCWGRTFEAEAPLTHMLLRIELDGESWLADVGFGSVTLTAPLRLNASGEQATPLEIFSLTPVPTGDGHTVGEYRLSVKSAQTWLPTYRFAPRPAEWIDYKLGNWYTSSAPDSIFTNHLMACRVLPQGRLALLDTKLVERGPKGDVIAETKIDSALHLVDVLGGRFGLNLADVDTDELFARALAGAAKAVVR is encoded by the coding sequence ATGACCCAAGATTTCGATCCCGCGCGCTATTTCCGGCGCATCGGCTATACCGGCCCCCGCGAAGCCACGCTCGACGTGTTGCGCACGGTGCATTCGCTGCATCCGCTCGCGATTCCCTTCGAGAACATCGATCCGATGCGCGGCAAAGCGGTGAACGTGGATCTGCCATCGGTCGTCGCCAAGCTGGTCGACGGCGAACGCGGTGGCTACTGCTTCGAGCAGAATGCGCTGTTTGCGAGTGCGCTCAAGTATCTCGGGTTCGACGTCACGCCGCTGATCGGACGCGTTTGCTGGGGCCGCACCTTCGAAGCGGAAGCACCGCTCACGCATATGCTGCTGCGCATCGAACTCGACGGCGAATCGTGGCTGGCGGACGTGGGCTTCGGCTCGGTCACGCTGACGGCGCCGTTGCGTCTGAACGCGTCGGGCGAGCAGGCCACGCCGCTCGAAATTTTCAGTCTGACGCCGGTGCCGACGGGCGACGGTCACACCGTCGGCGAATATCGTCTGAGCGTGAAATCGGCGCAGACATGGCTGCCGACGTATCGCTTCGCGCCGCGCCCCGCCGAGTGGATCGATTACAAGCTCGGGAACTGGTACACCTCGAGCGCACCGGACTCGATCTTTACGAATCACCTGATGGCGTGCCGCGTGTTGCCGCAGGGGCGTCTCGCGTTGCTCGATACCAAGCTTGTCGAGCGCGGCCCGAAGGGCGACGTGATCGCCGAGACGAAGATCGATTCGGCCTTGCATCTGGTCGACGTGCTGGGCGGGCGCTTCGGCCTCAATCTGGCCGACGTCGATACCGACGAGTTGTTCGCGCGAGCGCTCGCGGGTGCTGCCAAAGCGGTTGTGCGCTGA
- a CDS encoding glyoxalase superfamily protein → MRTFLDAKIMARSLRERLAREGIDISHAQALESVAAQFGFANWNVLAAKVAAAAVGDGIVFDTVAPIHRIFDEAKAREFYVDFLGFKIDWEHRFADGLPLYCQVSRAGMTLHLSGHFGDASPGATTFVFMRGVEAYQRDLSGKRYPNMNPGIEALDWGKQMTVTDPFNNRIRFCESND, encoded by the coding sequence ATGCGAACCTTTCTCGACGCCAAAATCATGGCCAGGTCCCTGCGCGAACGTCTCGCACGCGAGGGCATCGACATCTCCCACGCACAGGCACTGGAATCCGTCGCTGCACAGTTCGGCTTTGCTAACTGGAACGTGCTTGCCGCCAAAGTGGCCGCTGCAGCGGTCGGCGACGGTATCGTGTTCGACACCGTCGCCCCGATTCACCGGATCTTCGACGAAGCGAAAGCGCGCGAATTCTACGTCGACTTCCTCGGTTTCAAGATCGATTGGGAGCATCGCTTTGCCGACGGACTGCCGCTGTACTGTCAGGTCTCGCGCGCAGGCATGACATTGCACCTGTCCGGCCACTTCGGCGATGCCAGCCCGGGGGCGACGACGTTCGTCTTCATGCGCGGCGTCGAAGCCTATCAGCGCGACTTGTCGGGCAAGCGCTATCCGAATATGAATCCCGGTATCGAAGCACTCGACTGGGGTAAGCAGATGACGGTGACGGATCCGTTCAATAACCGCATTCGCTTCTGCGAATCGAACGACTGA
- the zapE gene encoding cell division protein ZapE, translating into MIDAARITQALAERHIAPDRRQRDAIALLASLSPPGAPRGTTTHDGVYCYGLPGRGKSLVVDAAFAVAEGEKRRVHFHEFLRDMHRRLVREPKCDDRLAAVANRWLDGVELLCFDEFHVHDIADAFLIGRFLDIALARGVRLVLTSNYAPAHLLPDPEFHERFEPTIAVILQRFAIVHFDGATDYRMGGDAASMPRWLAPLAAAHEVLPACYEVLEGRPANAPSDVTVAGRALAVRSAGERVVWADFEALCVAHRSHLDYLGLAEQWQALIVDELRVEQLRRPDTLQRFVWLVDICYDRQRTLLIASDAPLIPALDALSDWRDLSRTISRLAEMGSRDYERRTLTPGR; encoded by the coding sequence ATGATCGACGCCGCGCGTATCACGCAAGCGCTGGCCGAGCGCCACATCGCCCCCGACCGTCGTCAACGCGACGCCATCGCCCTGCTCGCAAGCCTCTCGCCCCCCGGCGCACCGCGTGGGACGACGACGCATGACGGCGTGTATTGCTACGGCCTGCCCGGACGCGGCAAAAGCCTGGTCGTGGATGCCGCCTTCGCGGTGGCCGAAGGCGAGAAGCGCCGGGTGCACTTTCACGAATTCCTGCGCGACATGCACCGTCGGCTCGTGCGCGAGCCAAAGTGCGACGACCGGCTCGCAGCGGTCGCCAACCGCTGGCTCGATGGCGTCGAACTGCTGTGTTTCGACGAATTCCACGTCCACGACATTGCCGACGCCTTCCTCATCGGACGCTTTCTCGACATCGCGCTCGCGCGCGGCGTGCGACTGGTGCTGACATCGAACTACGCACCCGCCCACTTGTTGCCCGACCCTGAATTTCACGAGCGTTTCGAGCCGACCATCGCCGTGATTCTTCAGCGCTTCGCCATCGTGCATTTCGACGGCGCGACCGACTACCGGATGGGGGGTGATGCGGCGTCGATGCCACGCTGGCTTGCGCCGCTGGCAGCCGCGCATGAGGTCCTGCCCGCGTGTTACGAAGTGCTGGAGGGCCGCCCGGCAAATGCCCCGTCGGACGTCACGGTGGCCGGTCGCGCCCTGGCGGTGCGCAGCGCAGGCGAGCGCGTGGTGTGGGCCGACTTCGAGGCGCTGTGCGTGGCCCATCGCTCGCATCTGGACTACCTCGGTCTGGCCGAGCAGTGGCAAGCGCTGATCGTCGACGAACTGCGCGTGGAGCAGTTGCGCCGCCCGGACACGCTGCAACGCTTTGTCTGGCTCGTCGACATTTGCTACGACCGTCAGCGAACGCTGCTGATCGCCTCCGACGCCCCGCTCATTCCCGCCCTCGATGCGCTAAGCGACTGGCGCGATCTGTCGCGCACGATCAGCCGTCTCGCGGAGATGGGATCGCGGGACTACGAGCGACGCACGCTGACGCCTGGTCGCTGA
- a CDS encoding LysR family transcriptional regulator: MVNLRRLDLNLLVTLDVLLAELNVTRAAERLHISQPAVSVHLAKLREVLEDPLLLPGPRGMRPTARAQALREPLREALESLTRAVAPAAPFEPANADVTWRIAATDYTESTIVLPLMQRLRTQAPKTRLAVYDLVPSRLSRQAEQGNIDVAFHTTENAPDGLHRKALFTERYVLAGRRGHPKLKRRPTLKQFCALDHSIVSQDGGGFHAATDDALAAMGLSRRVVFSVPHFLFLRAALASTDLVAMAPERLVRDDPALQIMVPPLGLPGFEISMYWHERVHRDPAHRWLRETLASVV, encoded by the coding sequence ATGGTTAATTTGCGACGTCTCGATCTGAATCTGCTCGTCACGCTCGACGTACTGCTGGCCGAGCTGAACGTCACACGTGCGGCCGAGCGGTTGCACATCTCCCAGCCAGCGGTGAGCGTGCATCTCGCGAAGCTGCGCGAGGTGCTGGAAGACCCGTTGCTGCTGCCGGGTCCGCGCGGCATGCGACCGACTGCGCGGGCGCAGGCGCTGCGCGAACCTTTGCGCGAAGCGCTCGAATCGCTCACGCGGGCTGTTGCCCCGGCAGCACCGTTCGAACCGGCGAATGCCGATGTGACGTGGCGCATCGCCGCGACCGACTACACCGAATCGACGATTGTCCTGCCGCTCATGCAACGCCTGCGCACGCAAGCCCCGAAGACGCGGCTGGCGGTCTACGATCTGGTCCCTTCACGGCTGTCGCGTCAGGCTGAGCAGGGCAACATCGATGTTGCCTTTCATACGACGGAGAACGCGCCGGATGGCTTGCACCGCAAGGCGCTCTTCACCGAGCGTTACGTGCTGGCGGGACGGCGGGGGCATCCGAAGCTCAAGCGTCGCCCGACACTCAAGCAGTTCTGCGCCCTCGATCACAGCATCGTTTCGCAGGACGGCGGCGGCTTTCACGCCGCCACCGACGACGCGCTTGCCGCAATGGGCCTGTCGCGACGTGTCGTTTTCTCCGTGCCGCATTTCCTGTTCCTGCGCGCGGCACTCGCGAGCACCGATCTCGTCGCGATGGCCCCGGAGCGTCTCGTGCGCGACGACCCTGCGTTGCAAATCATGGTCCCGCCGCTCGGTCTGCCCGGCTTCGAGATTTCGATGTACTGGCATGAGCGCGTGCACCGCGACCCGGCCCATCGCTGGCTGCGGGAAACCCTTGCCAGCGTGGTGTGA
- a CDS encoding NAD(P)H-dependent oxidoreductase, with protein MNVLIVYAHPQPRSLNGALRDFAVQHLEAAGHHVQVSDLYAMQWKTTIDVHDAPQRNPAEPFHASLDSKQAFLDGTQRADIAHEQEKLRWADTVIFQFPLWWFSMPAIMKGWFDRVYAYGFAYGVGEHSSAHWGDRYGEGSLSGKRAMLVVTTGGWDSHYSARGINGPIDDILFPIQHGVLFYPGFDVLPPFVTFRSSRVDAEAFATITRDFGKRLDTLATIAPIPYRRQNFGDYEIPALTLKDEIATGVTGYAAHVA; from the coding sequence ATGAATGTCCTGATCGTCTACGCCCATCCCCAACCACGCTCGCTCAATGGTGCGCTGCGCGACTTCGCCGTGCAGCATCTGGAGGCTGCCGGTCATCACGTGCAGGTCTCGGATTTATACGCGATGCAGTGGAAGACGACCATCGACGTGCACGACGCGCCGCAACGCAATCCGGCTGAGCCGTTTCACGCGTCGCTCGACTCGAAGCAGGCATTCCTCGACGGCACGCAGCGCGCCGACATCGCCCACGAGCAGGAGAAGCTTCGCTGGGCCGATACGGTGATCTTCCAGTTCCCGCTGTGGTGGTTCTCGATGCCCGCGATCATGAAGGGCTGGTTCGACCGGGTGTATGCGTATGGCTTCGCCTATGGCGTGGGCGAGCATTCGAGTGCGCATTGGGGCGACCGCTACGGCGAAGGCTCGCTGTCGGGCAAACGCGCCATGCTCGTGGTGACGACCGGCGGCTGGGACTCGCATTACAGCGCGCGCGGTATCAACGGGCCCATCGACGATATCCTGTTCCCGATTCAGCACGGCGTGCTGTTCTATCCCGGCTTCGACGTGCTGCCGCCGTTCGTGACGTTCCGCTCGTCGCGGGTCGACGCCGAAGCGTTCGCCACGATCACGCGCGACTTCGGCAAGCGTCTGGACACGCTCGCGACGATTGCGCCGATCCCCTATCGTCGCCAGAACTTCGGCGATTACGAGATTCCTGCGCTGACGCTCAAGGACGAGATCGCCACCGGCGTGACGGGATACGCCGCACACGTCGCCTGA